The genomic region TAGGCATAGACCTGTCCCTGCCGACACTATTGACGGCCAAGGATTTGATGGCAGGAAATCCTCTAACCGTCCATATCGAGAAAGCCGCGTGGAATGAAGCCGTCATATCGCCCCCGCCGAAGCCCCCGTATAACCTAACGCTGTTGGTCGCCAACGCGATGAATGTTCCGCTCAAGAACTCAACCGCATCGGTCGTTCTGACCCAACACGCGCCGGAATTCAACACAGTAGGGCTGATGGGCGAGATTCATCGAATATTGGCTCCGGACGGTCTGTGGATCAACTTATCGCCGGGCTTCATTTTTCCGGGTGATCCGGGCGTGTTGGGCGGACGCAACCTTGGGGAATCCCTGAGCTATATCCATAAGCGCGGGTTTTCCCTGGTCGATTCCAGAATTCATCGCTTCAGGATGCACGACTTCGAGTCAATAAACCGGGAAAGCGGTACCGTCGAAAAAAACATCCATTTTTTCGCGGCACGGAAATCTACTGTACTGGATATCACCGCCAATAGCTATAAATCGAATGATCCGGGTATTTTTTGGCAAGCCATTCCGAAAATGGCCGACGAACAGATGCTGAGCCTGATACAGCGCAAGACATTCACCGGCGTAAGAATCGAAAATCGCATGGAGCTTGGAATAAGGGATTACCTGCTTCCCATCGGCGGTACTTACTATCACATCGCCGACGCCCTGTTTTCGTCCATCGACGGTAAGCGCCGCCTGTCCGAGGTTTACGACAACCTATTGGCGCAACAGATAACGCTGAGTGAATCCGAATTCATTGAAATAGTCGGATTTTTAGCTATGGAGTGCGGAATCATCAACTATCATGCTACCGATAATCGGCTCGATAAACCTTCTCGATACCTTTCCACGGAATCGCCGCCTGTGGCAAGTCGGCACGAATGAATGCGGAAAAACCAGTTCAACCCGGTAAACAGAGGGGTATCGATAATGTTGGTCAATAATCTAGTCTGGTAGGTCGGGCACGTTTTTTGTGCCCGACATTTTCGATGCGGCGATAGGAGGTAACGGTTACGGATCACCGAACGGCCTCTTCGCCGTCCAACGGTGGCGCTGTTGCCCGATCTACTGGACTTATTTTTTGCTGTCATTCATTGGACGTGTTGCACAGGACCTGGGTATTCGGCCAAATAGGCGTCGGACGTCAATAGTGTGATGCCTTCGGCAATGGCTTGGGCGATCAGTAAGCGGTCAAAGGGATCTTTATGGATTGGCGGCAACGCGCCGATGGCTACCGCATGCTCGCTCAGGATCGGTAGTTCACCGTAGCCATTGTCCAGCAGGCCGCGCCGCAGTAGGCGCGGATCGACCTGGAAGTCTTTACGGCCTAAGCCGCATTTGATAACGATTTCCCAAAGACTGGCGACGCTGAATAACAGTTCGTTTTCAAGGGAGCTCATTAGCGTCTGGGCAGCCGGTGGCAAATATTCAAAACCTTCTGCCGCCCACAGCAGCAGATGGGTGTCCAGCAGCAGCTTCATGCGCCATCCTCAAATAACTGCACGATTTCTTGTTCGCCTATCCGGTCAAAATCATCCGGCACCTGGATTTGTCCCGCCATAAAACCGAAGCGCTTGATTTGAGAAGGCTCCGGCGCATTCAGCGCAATCACCTTGACCATCGGCTTACCGGCCTTGGCAATGACAAACGGCTCACCGTTGGCCGCTTGCTCCACCAGTCGGGAAAGCTGAGTTTTGGCATCGTGAATGTTGTACGTCCGCATGATGACCCTCTGATTAAACTTAGTTTATTTAGTTTAGTTTATCACGGCTCGGTACGCTATTCTAGTGGTTAATTGTATTAATTAGAGATAAGCCTGGTCGGTCGGGCACGTTTTTATGCCCGACCTATTGGGCGGCGAATTGAAGCGCAGGGTAATAAAGCAGTATTAAGTTATCGGCAAGCGTCAGCGAGGTTAGGTCCAGCGTTTTTTCTATGGCTTCCAAGACTTCTTGCGGTCGAGTCAAATCGAATGCGCCGCTGACGATGCGCTGCCCGATTCTGGGATCGGCGATGATAATTCGGCCGGGAAAATAACGATTCAATTCATCGACCACCTCGGCGAGAGGCCGCATCGTAAACACCAACAGGCCCTCGCGCCAGGCTGACGATTGCCGGGCATCGGTTTCGATAATGCGGCCGATGCCGTTGCCGTCGCCGGCCACTTGCTGTCCTGCCGTCAGTTCGACCGTATGGCCTTGCGCGCCGCCGGTCGGAGACACACGCACCCGGCCTTCGGATACGGTAACCGTCATCCGTTTTTCCTGCGCATAAACATTGAACATAGTGCCGGTTACCTGGACGACGCCGTAAGCCGTTTCGACGATAAAAGGACGGCTTAGGTCGCGGGCGACTTCGAAATACGCTTCTCCTTCCGTCAAGGATACTTTACGCCGTTCCGATGAGAAATCGATCGAAACGGCCGTATGAGTATTGAGCATCATCAGTGAATGATCCGCCAGCACGATTTCCCGCTTTTCCCCCCATTGTGTGCTGTAATCGGAAGACCAGAAACGAAGCATACCCGGCAAATAAAATACCGCGAGCCATGCCGCCGCCAACGCCAGTCCGCCGAATAGCCAACGCTCCCGCGTTACGCGGCGAACGGCTACGGAGCCGGTAGTTTTCGAGCTAACCGCAGGATTTTTTTGCTGATAAACTCTGAGAGCAGGCCCGTCCAACGATGCCCAAAACTTTTCGACGTCCGCGTAAGCTTTCGCATGGATGGGGCTTTGTCGGCGCCAGGCTTCAAACCTTTGGTGGTCCTCGGACGAAGCCCGCCCTGAACCGAGTCTGGAAAACCAGTCGATGGCTTCGTCGGAGATCTTTGTATCCACTGGATTCGGGTGCATATCACTCTTATTGATTTTACAGCGAAAGAGTGCGGCAGCACCCCCCGATCGTTAATTTACCGGGCTTATTCTGATTGTCAACACGAATTTTAGAGGACTCTCACAAAAGCGATTGATATTACTGAGAAAACATGCGGTCCCGTAAAATTTTAAGCGCTTTGCCGATTTGTTTTTCCACCGTACGGGGAGAAATGTTCAGTTGTTCGGCGATCTCGGCATGGCTAAGGTGCTGGATTTTACACAACAAAAAGATACGTTGACATTGTGGCGGGAGTTCGGAAATCAGTTGCTGCAACATGACCAGTTCTTGTTGCGCCTGCATGACGGTATCCGGCGTCGGCTGAGTACACGCCAATTGATC from Methylosarcina fibrata AML-C10 harbors:
- a CDS encoding class I SAM-dependent methyltransferase; the protein is MKSKHMQCIGCGSEIASHGTSDYRCVSCGMTFPSIDGIGIFLPKPMASLFGFLDEIESAQFAFEKTQAELGEYLDQNPASELSARIRKTLSGMECNLRLLKQQCAPIQNYLNGFSRQEDFLSWASVQTAYSYNHMLGYFYQDWHPTADFVSATSLFERVILEHCRDKASAVVLGAGACGLLHAISGHFGQAIGIDLSLPTLLTAKDLMAGNPLTVHIEKAAWNEAVISPPPKPPYNLTLLVANAMNVPLKNSTASVVLTQHAPEFNTVGLMGEIHRILAPDGLWINLSPGFIFPGDPGVLGGRNLGESLSYIHKRGFSLVDSRIHRFRMHDFESINRESGTVEKNIHFFAARKSTVLDITANSYKSNDPGIFWQAIPKMADEQMLSLIQRKTFTGVRIENRMELGIRDYLLPIGGTYYHIADALFSSIDGKRRLSEVYDNLLAQQITLSESEFIEIVGFLAMECGIINYHATDNRLDKPSRYLSTESPPVASRHE
- a CDS encoding type II toxin-antitoxin system VapC family toxin codes for the protein MKLLLDTHLLLWAAEGFEYLPPAAQTLMSSLENELLFSVASLWEIVIKCGLGRKDFQVDPRLLRRGLLDNGYGELPILSEHAVAIGALPPIHKDPFDRLLIAQAIAEGITLLTSDAYLAEYPGPVQHVQ
- a CDS encoding type II toxin-antitoxin system Phd/YefM family antitoxin; its protein translation is MRTYNIHDAKTQLSRLVEQAANGEPFVIAKAGKPMVKVIALNAPEPSQIKRFGFMAGQIQVPDDFDRIGEQEIVQLFEDGA
- a CDS encoding FecR family protein, whose protein sequence is MDTKISDEAIDWFSRLGSGRASSEDHQRFEAWRRQSPIHAKAYADVEKFWASLDGPALRVYQQKNPAVSSKTTGSVAVRRVTRERWLFGGLALAAAWLAVFYLPGMLRFWSSDYSTQWGEKREIVLADHSLMMLNTHTAVSIDFSSERRKVSLTEGEAYFEVARDLSRPFIVETAYGVVQVTGTMFNVYAQEKRMTVTVSEGRVRVSPTGGAQGHTVELTAGQQVAGDGNGIGRIIETDARQSSAWREGLLVFTMRPLAEVVDELNRYFPGRIIIADPRIGQRIVSGAFDLTRPQEVLEAIEKTLDLTSLTLADNLILLYYPALQFAAQ